From a single Cupriavidus taiwanensis LMG 19424 genomic region:
- the urtD gene encoding urea ABC transporter ATP-binding protein UrtD, with the protein MNAALEHGQAESGDATGLGRVLEPDTIDVSHGPILYLEDLTVQFDGFRALNKLNLSIDHGELRCVIGPNGAGKTTMMDVITGKTGPRNANVSGRVFLGQTIDLMRMTEPRIAQVGIGRKFQKPTVFEQHAVWENLELAMKADKRWWSSLRARLTGDGHRRIEETLALTGLEDEAYRPAGLLSHGQKQRLEIGMLLMQQPQLLLLDEPVAGMTDEETMQLASLLNGLRGSCSMMVVEHDMEFVAALAGAGGKVTVLAEGSVLAEGTLDSVKRDERVIESYLGR; encoded by the coding sequence ATGAACGCCGCACTCGAACACGGCCAGGCCGAAAGCGGCGATGCCACCGGGCTGGGCCGCGTGCTGGAGCCGGACACCATCGACGTGTCGCACGGCCCGATCCTGTACCTGGAAGACCTCACCGTCCAGTTCGACGGCTTCCGCGCGCTCAACAAGCTGAACCTGTCGATCGACCATGGCGAGCTGCGCTGCGTGATCGGCCCCAACGGCGCGGGCAAGACCACGATGATGGATGTCATCACCGGCAAGACCGGGCCGCGCAATGCCAATGTCAGCGGGCGCGTGTTCCTCGGGCAGACCATCGACCTGATGCGGATGACCGAGCCGCGCATCGCGCAGGTCGGCATCGGGCGCAAGTTCCAGAAGCCGACCGTGTTCGAGCAGCACGCGGTGTGGGAGAACCTGGAGCTGGCGATGAAGGCCGACAAGCGCTGGTGGTCGTCGCTGCGCGCGCGGCTCACCGGCGACGGCCATCGCCGCATCGAGGAGACGCTGGCGCTGACCGGCCTGGAGGACGAGGCGTACCGGCCCGCCGGCCTGCTGTCGCACGGGCAGAAGCAGCGGCTGGAGATCGGCATGTTGCTGATGCAGCAGCCGCAACTGTTGCTGCTCGATGAACCCGTGGCAGGCATGACCGATGAAGAGACCATGCAGCTGGCCAGCCTGCTCAACGGCCTGCGCGGCAGCTGCTCGATGATGGTGGTGGAGCACGACATGGAATTCGTCGCCGCGCTGGCCGGCGCTGGCGGCAAGGTCACCGTGCTGGCCGAAGGCAGCGTGCTGGCCGAAGGCACGCTCGACAGCGTCAAGCGCGACGAACGCGTGATCGAATCCTACCTGGGGAGATAG
- the urtE gene encoding urea ABC transporter ATP-binding subunit UrtE: MLQVNALNQFYGGSHILRNVSFDVPAGKLTTLLGRNGVGKSTLLKCLMGVVPTRSGSIHWDGKPLEKKAPYDRVSAGLAYVPQGREIFPRLTVEENLLIGAASRARPSGVPDRIYQLFPVLRTMRQRRGGDLSGGQQQQLAIGRALMSEPQLLILDEPTEGIQPSIIQDIGRALRLLVDEFGMTVLLVEQYYEFARHIADHYVVMSRGEVVARGAGASMEQDGVRELIAV; encoded by the coding sequence ATGCTGCAGGTCAATGCACTGAACCAGTTCTACGGCGGCAGCCATATCCTGCGCAACGTTTCCTTCGACGTGCCGGCGGGCAAGCTTACCACGCTGCTCGGCCGCAACGGCGTCGGCAAGAGCACGCTGCTGAAATGCCTGATGGGCGTGGTGCCGACGCGCAGCGGCAGCATCCACTGGGACGGCAAGCCGCTGGAGAAGAAGGCGCCATACGATCGCGTCTCCGCCGGGCTGGCCTATGTGCCGCAAGGCCGCGAGATCTTTCCGCGTCTGACGGTCGAAGAGAACCTGCTGATCGGCGCCGCCAGCCGCGCGCGGCCCTCGGGCGTGCCGGATCGTATCTATCAGCTGTTCCCGGTGCTGCGCACCATGCGCCAGCGCCGCGGCGGCGACCTGTCCGGCGGACAGCAGCAGCAACTGGCGATCGGCCGGGCGCTGATGAGCGAACCGCAACTGCTGATCCTCGACGAGCCGACCGAGGGTATCCAGCCATCGATCATCCAGGACATCGGCCGCGCGCTGCGGCTGCTGGTGGACGAGTTCGGCATGACGGTGCTGCTGGTCGAGCAGTATTACGAGTTCGCGCGCCATATCGCCGACCACTATGTGGTAATGAGCCGGGGCGAGGTGGTCGCGCGCGGTGCCGGGGCCAGCATGGAGCAGGACGGCGTACGGGAGCTGATTGCCGTGTAA
- a CDS encoding urease accessory protein UreD codes for MRHPDFPSSLAVTAAWQASLRLRFAQRGDRTALVERRHQGPLLVQKPLYPEGPICHAVILHPPAGVAGGDSLDIEVTVEAGAHAVLATPGATKWYKSLGRDAAQQVRLTVGAGARLDWLPQENIVFDDARARISTVLDVAPGGSAIGWDAVVLGRQASGEQWARGALWLDTRVGAGERALWIEQSHLDAQSPLRTAVAGLDGLNVLGTLWAVGEGATQQLAEALAEQLPYGPELRAGVTCLAAHGRSMLLVRVLGRQMEAVRHVMVDSWSALREPMHGVAARPLRLWAT; via the coding sequence ATGCGTCATCCCGATTTTCCTTCGTCACTCGCCGTGACTGCCGCATGGCAGGCCAGCCTGCGGCTGCGCTTTGCGCAACGCGGCGACCGCACCGCGCTGGTCGAGCGCCGCCACCAGGGGCCGCTGCTGGTGCAGAAGCCGCTGTACCCGGAAGGCCCCATCTGCCATGCCGTGATCCTGCATCCGCCCGCTGGCGTGGCGGGTGGCGACAGCCTGGATATCGAAGTGACGGTCGAGGCCGGCGCCCACGCGGTGCTGGCCACGCCGGGCGCTACCAAGTGGTACAAGTCGCTCGGCCGCGACGCGGCGCAGCAGGTGCGGCTGACGGTCGGGGCCGGCGCGCGGCTGGACTGGCTGCCGCAGGAGAACATCGTCTTTGACGATGCGCGCGCGCGGATTTCGACCGTGCTCGACGTGGCGCCGGGCGGCAGTGCGATCGGCTGGGATGCCGTGGTGCTGGGCCGGCAGGCATCGGGCGAGCAGTGGGCACGCGGCGCGCTGTGGCTCGATACACGCGTCGGCGCCGGCGAGCGCGCGTTGTGGATCGAACAGTCGCATCTCGATGCGCAATCGCCGCTGCGCACGGCGGTGGCGGGACTGGACGGGCTCAATGTGCTGGGCACGCTATGGGCGGTGGGCGAGGGCGCCACGCAGCAACTGGCGGAAGCGCTGGCGGAGCAGTTGCCCTATGGGCCGGAACTGCGCGCGGGCGTGACCTGCCTGGCAGCCCATGGCCGCTCGATGCTGCTGGTGCGCGTGCTCGGCCGGCAGATGGAGGCCGTGCGCCATGTGATGGTCGACAGCTGGAGCGCGCTGCGCGAGCCGATGCACGGCGTGGCGGCGCGGCCGCTGCGGCTGTGGGCAACTTAG
- a CDS encoding urease subunit gamma translates to MELTPREKDKLLIFTAALLAERRKARGLKLNYPEAVALITAAIMEGARDGRTVAELMHEGTTVLTREDVMDGIAEMIPEIQVEATFPDGTKLVTVHHPIV, encoded by the coding sequence ATGGAACTGACGCCGAGAGAGAAGGACAAGCTGCTGATCTTTACCGCCGCGCTGCTGGCCGAACGGCGCAAGGCGCGCGGGCTCAAGCTCAACTATCCGGAAGCGGTGGCGCTGATCACCGCCGCCATCATGGAGGGCGCGCGCGACGGTCGCACCGTGGCCGAGCTGATGCACGAAGGCACCACCGTGCTGACGCGAGAAGACGTGATGGACGGCATCGCCGAGATGATCCCCGAGATCCAGGTGGAAGCGACGTTCCCCGACGGCACCAAGCTGGTGACCGTGCACCACCCCATTGTCTGA
- a CDS encoding HupE/UreJ family protein: protein MTRTACLRLALGASLTVAAGAALAHPGHDAATVGASLWAGLAHPFTGADHLLAMAAVGVWSALVARSAADTLRLPLAFVGLMLVGAALGLSGMALPAVEPMIAASLLVIGVLLALRAKLPAWAGTLLVGGFAVFHGYAHGAELPASAGALPAVLAYVGGFAAATMALHLLGIGAGTLLRRRAGWLARAAGAGVALYGAGLLVA from the coding sequence ATGACCCGTACCGCTTGCCTGCGCCTTGCCCTGGGCGCTTCCCTGACCGTTGCCGCCGGCGCCGCGCTGGCGCATCCCGGCCACGACGCCGCCACCGTCGGCGCCAGCCTGTGGGCGGGCCTGGCGCACCCGTTCACCGGCGCCGACCACCTGCTGGCGATGGCCGCGGTGGGCGTATGGAGCGCACTGGTGGCGCGCTCCGCCGCCGATACGCTGCGCCTGCCGCTGGCTTTCGTGGGCTTGATGCTGGTGGGCGCCGCGCTCGGCCTCTCCGGCATGGCGCTGCCCGCGGTGGAGCCGATGATCGCGGCTTCGCTGCTGGTGATCGGTGTGCTGCTGGCGCTGCGCGCAAAGTTGCCGGCATGGGCCGGCACGCTGCTGGTGGGCGGCTTTGCCGTGTTCCATGGCTACGCGCATGGCGCCGAACTGCCCGCCAGCGCGGGCGCGCTGCCGGCGGTGCTGGCCTACGTGGGCGGCTTCGCCGCGGCGACCATGGCGTTGCACCTGCTGGGCATCGGCGCCGGCACGCTGCTGCGCCGCCGTGCCGGCTGGCTGGCGCGCGCGGCCGGCGCCGGCGTGGCGCTGTACGGCGCCGGCCTGCTGGTGGCCTGA
- a CDS encoding urease subunit beta, producing the protein MIPGELMPADGEIELNAGRATVSVTVANTGDRPIQVGSHFHFYETNAALAFEREAARGFRLNIAAGTAVRFEPGQTRTVELVALAGDRIVYGFNGKIMGAL; encoded by the coding sequence ATGATCCCCGGTGAACTGATGCCCGCCGACGGCGAGATCGAACTCAACGCCGGCCGCGCCACCGTCAGCGTGACCGTGGCCAATACCGGCGACCGGCCGATCCAGGTCGGCTCGCACTTCCACTTCTACGAAACCAACGCCGCACTGGCATTCGAGCGCGAGGCCGCGCGCGGCTTCCGCCTGAACATCGCCGCGGGCACCGCCGTGCGGTTCGAGCCCGGGCAGACCCGCACCGTGGAACTGGTGGCGCTGGCGGGCGACCGCATCGTCTACGGCTTCAACGGCAAGATCATGGGAGCGCTGTGA